Proteins encoded in a region of the Acidobacteriota bacterium genome:
- the hslU gene encoding ATP-dependent protease ATPase subunit HslU — protein MVVYLKGDLEEPSGLDTLTPRQIVSELDKHVVGQNAAKRAVAVALRNRVRRQKLPPEMAQDVMPKNIIMIGSTGVGKTEIARRLARLSSSPFLKVEASKFTEVGYVGRDVESMIRDLAEIAVDLVREEKITEIEDKAAQNVEERLLDLLLPPSKSAASGSFDSAIDQIEDTPTAAQETYNRTREKLRQQLREGRLDSRIVELEVRERNFPSFEIITNQGVEEMDVNLKDMMPGLFGGKTKSRKMTVGEATEYLMSEEEQKLIDMDTVARMALERVESSGIIFLDEIDKIAGREGGHGPDVSREGVQRDILPIVEGTTVNTKYGMVRTDHILFIAAGAFHVSKPSDLIPELQGRFPIRVELQPLTIDDFKRILTEPKNALIKQYKALMETEGIQLDITEDAVDELANFAFKVNETTEDIGARRLHTILEKVLDEISFEGPDLAEKQQVVDAAYVQKMLIDIVKNEDLSRYIL, from the coding sequence ATGGTTGTTTATCTCAAAGGTGATTTGGAAGAACCGAGCGGGTTGGACACATTGACGCCGCGTCAAATCGTGTCCGAACTCGACAAACACGTCGTGGGGCAGAACGCCGCCAAACGCGCCGTCGCCGTGGCACTGCGCAATCGCGTCCGCCGCCAGAAATTGCCGCCGGAAATGGCGCAGGACGTGATGCCGAAAAACATCATCATGATCGGTTCGACCGGCGTCGGAAAAACGGAAATCGCGCGGCGATTGGCGCGGTTGTCTTCGTCGCCGTTTTTGAAAGTCGAAGCGTCAAAATTCACCGAAGTCGGGTACGTCGGGCGCGACGTGGAATCCATGATTCGCGACCTGGCGGAAATCGCCGTGGATTTGGTTCGCGAAGAAAAAATCACCGAAATCGAAGACAAAGCCGCGCAGAACGTTGAAGAGCGATTGCTGGATTTGCTGTTACCGCCGAGCAAATCCGCTGCCAGCGGTTCTTTTGATTCGGCAATTGACCAGATCGAAGACACGCCGACCGCCGCGCAGGAAACCTACAACCGCACGCGCGAAAAGCTCCGCCAGCAACTGCGTGAAGGCCGTCTGGACAGCCGCATTGTTGAACTGGAAGTCCGCGAACGAAACTTTCCTTCCTTTGAAATCATCACCAACCAGGGCGTCGAAGAAATGGATGTCAACCTGAAAGACATGATGCCCGGATTGTTCGGCGGCAAAACCAAGTCGCGCAAAATGACGGTCGGCGAAGCCACCGAATATCTGATGTCGGAAGAAGAGCAGAAGCTGATTGACATGGACACCGTGGCGCGTATGGCGCTGGAGCGCGTCGAATCTTCCGGCATCATCTTCCTGGATGAAATTGACAAGATCGCCGGGCGCGAAGGCGGCCACGGCCCGGACGTTTCGCGCGAAGGCGTCCAGCGCGACATTTTGCCGATAGTCGAGGGCACAACGGTCAACACCAAATACGGTATGGTGCGCACCGATCATATTCTGTTCATCGCCGCCGGAGCCTTTCACGTTTCCAAACCATCGGATTTGATTCCGGAACTGCAAGGCCGTTTCCCGATTCGCGTCGAATTGCAGCCGCTGACCATAGACGATTTCAAACGCATCCTGACCGAACCCAAAAACGCGTTGATCAAACAATACAAAGCCTTGATGGAAACCGAAGGCATTCAACTGGACATCACCGAAGACGCGGTTGACGAATTGGCGAATTTCGCCTTCAAGGTCAATGAAACCACCGAAGACATCGGCGCGCGGCGCCTGCACACGATTCTGGAAAAAGTGCTGGACGAAATTTCCTTTGAAGGGCCGGATTTGGCGGAAAAGCAGCAGGTGGTTGACGCCGCCTACGTCCAAAAGATGCTGATAGACATCGTCAAGAATGAAGACCTCAGTCGCTACATTCTGTAA
- the hslV gene encoding ATP-dependent protease subunit HslV encodes MPYPLQSTSNSRGNRAQIRSTTILAVRRDGKVVIAGDGQVTMGDTIMKSGARKVRRLYGDKVLAGFAGASADAFALFQRFETKLEQFHGQLNRAAVELAKDWRTDKMMRNLEALLVVADPTSTLVIGGNGDVIEPDDGIVSIGSGGPYALAAARALARNTELNARQIAEEAMKIAGEICIYSNSNLVIEEL; translated from the coding sequence ATGCCTTATCCATTGCAATCAACGAGCAATTCACGCGGCAACCGGGCGCAGATTCGCAGCACGACGATTCTGGCAGTACGTCGCGACGGCAAAGTCGTCATCGCCGGAGACGGACAAGTGACGATGGGCGATACGATTATGAAATCCGGCGCGCGCAAAGTTCGTCGCCTGTACGGCGACAAAGTGCTGGCCGGATTCGCCGGCGCCAGTGCCGATGCCTTTGCGCTGTTTCAACGCTTTGAAACCAAGCTGGAACAGTTTCATGGACAATTAAATCGCGCCGCCGTCGAACTGGCCAAAGACTGGCGCACGGACAAGATGATGCGCAACCTGGAAGCTTTGCTGGTGGTTGCCGATCCGACCAGCACGCTGGTCATCGGCGGCAACGGCGATGTGATTGAACCGGATGATGGCATTGTTTCGATTGGTTCCGGCGGGCCGTATGCGCTGGCGGCTGCGCGCGCGTTGGCGCGCAACACGGAGCTCAACGCACGGCAGATCGCCGAAGAAGCGATGAAAATTGCGGGCGAAATCTGCATTTACAGCAATTCAAATTTAGTGATTGAGGAACTCTAG
- a CDS encoding MFS transporter translates to MTDSKTNSYGRTAWLVVILLVPVALLNYLDRQMLATMKSSMMGDIPDISTKANWGLVLGSFKWVYAICSPVGGYLSDRLSRRHVICLSLFIWSAVTWATGHVTNLNELIAARAVMGISEAFYIPAALALITEYHLGTTRSRAVGLHQMGIYAGVILGGFSGYVADSPSFGWRWAFSLCGIVGVAYALPLFALLRNPERPADAKPQPSPATAVGELFSNAGFILLILYFTLPALAGWVVRDWMPDILKEQFGLGQGKAGVSAVLFVQIASLIGAGVGGWLADRWMKRNMRGRIFTSALGMSFFLPALFGVGNAGTLTVAVTFLMLFGLGWGFFDCNNMPILCQIVRPELRATGYGFMNLVSISCGGFADWGFGALRDHHVPLNAIFGVFAAVALLSVFIVLLIKPRKELISSSATS, encoded by the coding sequence ATGACTGATTCCAAAACCAATTCCTATGGCCGCACGGCGTGGCTGGTGGTGATTCTGCTGGTGCCGGTGGCGTTGTTGAATTACCTGGACAGGCAGATGTTGGCGACCATGAAATCTTCGATGATGGGCGACATCCCGGATATTTCCACCAAAGCAAATTGGGGGTTGGTGTTGGGTTCATTCAAATGGGTGTACGCCATTTGCAGCCCTGTGGGCGGGTATCTGTCCGACCGGTTGAGTCGCCGCCACGTCATTTGCCTGAGCTTGTTTATCTGGTCTGCGGTAACGTGGGCGACCGGGCACGTCACCAACTTGAACGAATTGATTGCAGCGCGCGCGGTGATGGGCATCAGCGAAGCGTTTTATATCCCGGCGGCGTTGGCGCTGATTACGGAATACCATCTGGGAACGACGCGGTCGCGCGCGGTAGGATTACACCAGATGGGAATTTATGCGGGCGTGATTTTGGGCGGCTTTTCCGGCTACGTTGCCGACAGTCCAAGTTTCGGTTGGCGCTGGGCGTTCAGTTTGTGCGGTATCGTTGGCGTGGCGTATGCGCTGCCATTGTTTGCCTTGCTGCGCAATCCGGAGCGTCCGGCGGATGCCAAACCGCAACCTTCTCCGGCAACGGCGGTGGGCGAATTGTTTTCCAACGCCGGATTCATTTTGCTGATTTTGTATTTCACGCTGCCCGCGTTGGCCGGATGGGTGGTCCGGGATTGGATGCCGGACATTTTGAAAGAACAATTCGGGTTGGGGCAGGGCAAAGCCGGTGTTTCCGCCGTGCTGTTTGTACAAATCGCTTCGCTGATCGGCGCAGGCGTGGGCGGATGGCTGGCGGATCGCTGGATGAAACGCAATATGCGCGGACGCATTTTCACCAGCGCGCTGGGCATGTCGTTTTTCCTGCCTGCGCTGTTTGGCGTCGGCAACGCCGGAACGCTGACCGTGGCCGTGACGTTTTTGATGTTGTTTGGGCTGGGATGGGGATTTTTCGATTGCAACAACATGCCCATTCTGTGCCAGATCGTCAGGCCGGAACTGCGCGCGACGGGTTATGGGTTTATGAATCTGGTCAGCATCAGTTGCGGCGGATTTGCCGATTGGGGCTTTGGCGCTTTGCGCGATCACCACGTTCCGCTGAATGCGATTTTTGGAGTCTTTGCTGCTGTCGCGCTGCTGTCGGTGTTCATTGTCTTGCTGATCAAACCGCGTAAGGAACTGATTTCATCGTCCGCGACTTCATAA